The following proteins are co-located in the Pedobacter sp. FW305-3-2-15-E-R2A2 genome:
- a CDS encoding biopolymer transporter ExbD — MNLRKRNKGTVEVHTSALNDIMFFLLLFFLLASAVVNPQVVKLLLPRSESGQQSSAQKTVTVSIDEKLNYFVDKQPTTLENIQAAIETYQKASPDLTIVLYVARGVSIENTMLVFDIANKLKLKVVLAVEPKK; from the coding sequence ATGAATCTACGCAAAAGAAATAAGGGAACTGTAGAGGTTCATACTTCTGCATTGAACGACATCATGTTCTTCCTCCTGCTGTTTTTTCTATTGGCATCTGCTGTAGTTAATCCGCAAGTCGTGAAACTGTTGTTACCCAGATCAGAGTCAGGACAACAATCTTCGGCTCAGAAAACCGTTACAGTATCTATAGACGAAAAGCTGAATTATTTTGTAGACAAACAACCTACAACGCTGGAGAATATCCAGGCTGCAATTGAGACTTATCAGAAAGCATCGCCGGATCTGACCATCGTACTTTACGTAGCCAGAGGAGTTTCCATCGAAAATACCATGCTTGTATTTGATATCGCCAACAAATTAAAACTGAAAGTTGTACTCGCTGTAGAACCTAAGAAATAA
- a CDS encoding energy transducer TonB codes for MMYPKEENNYPKAVAISTGIMIFLIALSFFIAIGTFQPPVEAGMGGIVVNYGTSVTGMGTDYTSIEEPSADPNANNKPPDKVVPKEPTKETPTNQNSTKEIVTQSTEEAVSVNTKSSNKNTAPTATTETKPAKPVINQNALYKGKANKGTGGGDGTGTTPGNQGDKDGDPLANNYGEGGSGFGETPIALRKFTNLVTPQDDGQKTGKIAVRIKINKSGIVIDATPGVKGTTLNDRELWQKCKEAVMGARLTQSESAPDVQIGVVVFNFKVK; via the coding sequence ATGATGTACCCTAAGGAAGAAAACAATTATCCTAAAGCAGTAGCCATCTCTACTGGTATTATGATTTTCCTCATCGCCTTGAGTTTCTTCATCGCGATAGGAACATTCCAGCCTCCGGTAGAGGCAGGTATGGGAGGGATTGTGGTCAATTATGGTACATCGGTCACCGGAATGGGAACAGACTATACCAGTATAGAAGAACCTTCTGCAGATCCGAATGCCAACAATAAACCACCGGATAAGGTGGTTCCAAAAGAACCAACCAAAGAGACACCAACCAATCAGAACAGTACCAAAGAGATCGTTACCCAAAGTACAGAAGAAGCCGTTAGTGTAAACACCAAAAGCAGCAATAAAAACACTGCGCCTACGGCAACTACAGAGACTAAGCCGGCAAAACCTGTCATCAATCAAAATGCTTTGTATAAAGGCAAAGCCAATAAGGGGACAGGTGGCGGCGATGGAACAGGGACTACCCCGGGAAATCAGGGCGACAAAGATGGGGATCCATTGGCCAATAATTATGGCGAAGGTGGCTCCGGATTTGGCGAAACCCCAATTGCACTGAGAAAGTTTACAAACCTGGTCACTCCTCAGGATGATGGGCAAAAGACCGGAAAAATCGCCGTAAGGATAAAGATCAATAAAAGTGGTATTGTAATAGACGCGACTCCGGGAGTTAAAGGGACTACCCTGAACGACAGAGAGCTATGGCAAAAATGTAAAGAAGCCGTAATGGGTGCACGTCTGACCCAATCTGAATCTGCCCCTGATGTTCAAATCGGAGTGGTCGTATTCAACTTTAAAGTGAAATAA
- a CDS encoding folylpolyglutamate synthase/dihydrofolate synthase family protein — MNYKQTLDYLYGKLPMFTRVGAVAFKKDLHNTIAMCEKLGNPQHKFKTIHVGGTNGKGSTSHMLAAILQQAGYKTGLYTSPHLKDFRERIRINGEMITEDFVTDFVAAQQDIMEEINPSFFEVTVAMAFSYFAEEQVDIAIIEVGLGGRLDSTNIITPELSVLTNISLDHTNILGTTLPEIAKEKAGIIKPGIPVVIGEQQEETKAVFIEKAAETNSQITFADQELHITNLVKKEKYLNADVFSGNTPLYQHLELDLNGSYQRKNILTVIQSIQMLKEKGYQIDNEALYTALKDVKGLTGLQGRWQTLGENPLIICDTGHNIGGITEVVQNINDTPHDQLHIVIGMVKDKDISGVLKLLPKDAHYYFCQPELERALPAAELAEQAKQHGLIGDVFPTVQFAFHAAKDNADSNDMVFVGGSTFVVAEVL; from the coding sequence ATGAACTATAAACAAACTCTGGATTATCTGTACGGTAAACTACCTATGTTTACCCGTGTTGGAGCCGTAGCCTTCAAAAAAGACCTGCACAACACCATCGCCATGTGCGAGAAACTGGGAAACCCTCAGCATAAATTCAAAACCATACATGTCGGTGGAACCAATGGTAAAGGTTCCACCTCACACATGCTTGCCGCCATCCTGCAGCAGGCAGGGTATAAAACCGGACTGTATACTTCCCCCCATCTTAAAGATTTCAGAGAACGCATCCGGATCAATGGAGAAATGATCACAGAAGATTTCGTCACTGATTTTGTCGCAGCGCAACAAGACATCATGGAAGAAATCAATCCTTCATTTTTTGAGGTAACTGTTGCCATGGCCTTCTCCTATTTTGCGGAAGAGCAGGTAGACATTGCGATCATCGAAGTTGGTTTGGGTGGAAGATTAGATTCTACGAATATCATTACACCAGAGCTTTCGGTGCTTACCAATATCAGCCTGGATCATACCAATATCCTGGGTACTACCCTACCCGAAATTGCGAAGGAAAAAGCAGGGATTATCAAACCTGGAATTCCGGTGGTGATCGGAGAACAACAGGAAGAGACCAAAGCAGTATTTATTGAAAAAGCAGCGGAAACCAATAGCCAGATTACTTTTGCAGATCAGGAACTGCACATTACGAATCTTGTTAAAAAGGAGAAATACCTGAATGCAGACGTCTTCTCCGGAAACACTCCTCTATATCAACATCTGGAACTGGACCTAAACGGATCTTATCAAAGGAAAAATATCCTGACGGTGATTCAGTCCATACAAATGCTAAAAGAAAAGGGTTATCAGATCGATAACGAAGCATTGTACACTGCTTTAAAAGATGTGAAAGGACTAACCGGCCTGCAAGGCAGATGGCAAACGCTGGGAGAAAACCCATTGATCATCTGTGATACCGGGCATAATATCGGGGGAATCACGGAAGTGGTACAGAACATCAACGATACTCCTCACGATCAGCTGCACATCGTTATCGGAATGGTGAAAGACAAAGACATCAGTGGCGTATTAAAGTTACTTCCAAAGGATGCGCATTATTATTTTTGTCAGCCTGAACTGGAAAGGGCGCTCCCGGCTGCTGAACTGGCAGAGCAAGCAAAGCAACACGGACTGATTGGAGATGTATTTCCAACGGTTCAATTCGCTTTTCATGCCGCAAAAGACAATGCCGATTCCAATGACATGGTCTTTGTAGGTGGCAGTACCTTTGTCGTGGCAGAAGTCCTATAA